The DNA sequence GATATCAAAGCCATAGCTAAATACTTGTTTCTGCTGATACCAGCGGAGTTTAGAATTTTACTTTAAACggacaaaataatatttaagtaCTTTTATATTTAACCACATTTGGTCTATCTTATAAAAACTTTCTTCCATTTTAGTCCTCGCAACTTTAATTATCGACCCCCACGGGTGTCCCGGATGGTTGTGGTGCTTAAGGCTTGCCTCGTGACCTAGTTCGATTTCCTGGGCACTCGGAAATTAAATGGGCTACCATGCTCGGGGGTATTAGTGTGCTAGTAGCTTAACCGGATTAGTCGAGGTGTTATGCTCGGGGGTATGAGTGTGCTAGTAGCCTAACCGGATTAGTCGAGCTGCGCACAAGCTGGCCCGGAGACTGGTTTAacatgaaaaaagaaaaaaaaaactttaattaTGTAGCTCGGCCAATGTTCCGTTTACCATGCTCGGTGTGTACGAATGTGCTAACAGTTTTGAGGATTAGTCGAGGTGTGAAAACTGGTCCGAACAccggataaaaaaaaaaattgtttcgttacttataaattttttggagaattttaatttagataaaTCTTGACGAAATTTCTTTTATGTGTTAACTAGTTCAAAACCAATTAACTGGCCATTTGTAATACTTGACTAATATAGGTGATAAATCCCCTTCCTTTATTTCCTCTTGAAAATACATAAGGTGGTTTTAGAACATTTAGCCATGAGAAAAAAGCCCTGAGATTCTAGTTCTTGATTTGAACCCAGACTCCCCTGCTAGGCACACCGCGATGAACCAGGAAGAGCATGTAATACCCCGGGGGAGCAATCCTACCGTTTTCGGGTGCTGCCACTGTAATGTAAGTGTCTGTCACCTGTACTGTCCCCAACACAAGCATCCTCTGCTGTTGAGAGTAGCCATGAGTAGTAAAAGGGGGTGACAACATGGTAACCTTCAAGTCCGTGTCACGCAGATCAGTGTTCGCGTCTGAATCAGCGTTGAAGTGGAAGGGCATTGTGAACCTCTGTCCATATCTGAGCTTAGAAGGGGTTATTTCTTCTGATATTATAGGCCTGTGTTGCTCCAGCTTTGGATCCAAATAAGGAGGGGTGAATTTCTCTACTCTGAGCTCGGTTGGGAACCTTTCGCCATCTCCAGGGAAAACATAGCGGTTGTTTTCGTTGCTTCCAGCAACCAAAACTTCTCCATTAGGCAAAAGGGCTGATGAAGAATGATACATTCTTGGAATTTTGGTTGCCTTCAAGCTCTTAAATCTGTGTCCATTTTCCTTGTGAGGCATGTAAAGCTCGGGTGTCAAATTAGGCACATCAGCGTCCCACCAGCCAGAGGTTCCTCTCTTGGCGCCGCTAAGCAGTATAAGGTCTCCGGTGGGGAGGATCAACATGTCTCCCATAACTCGAGGTGATTTCATCATTTCAGTTTCCCATTTAGGATTCTCTGCTGTGATACTAATTCTACCACAATcttgcaatgcaggaagaaaaaCGCCTTTGGGTTTCGGTTTCTGGACCTTATCCACATGATTAAAGGCATCCTTTGCGTTTCCTCCACAAATCAGGACCTCTGCATGCACATTTAGTGGATCTTGAGGATCGAGTTGTATGGGGAGAAGTGCTGACATTCCAGAAGCCGGGTAGTTTCTAGCACCACCTGGTAGCCTAGGCAATTCACGGATGATTTCTGCGGTGTCAGGGTTGAAGATGATTGCACGGTCATTGGCAAAAAGGAAGAGGTTTCCGTCTGGGGTGAGGTAGAGAAAAGGGTAGAGATTGTTCTCAACCGGATCAGTCGTTTCCTGGAGGAATGGGAAATCAAACTGTTTGACAGGAAAGTTCAATGTATCTGGGGGAATGATTTCATACGAGAATGATTTTCGACCTCCAACAATAACAAGCCTACCATCTTCCAAAATGTGCTGAGAAGCATACCTGTTGGAAACACATTAATGAAGTTCAGCTGCAGGCTTAATAATACTAACACCAGTAAAAATTGTAGGAGTTTATTATACCATCTGTCAGAACCAAGAAGGTCAGATCTCTCCTCGAAATCGCAGTCTTCGCATGGCCTGTGGATTCTTACGGCTCTTCTTCCTTTGAAATAACCTCCAACACCAATCAGGCTGCCTTCTGCTGAAAGGCTTCCGGTTGAACACCATGGATCGGATTTTATCTGCAAGTTatgtattttaagaaaaaatagaaaataataacCTGCAAATTTCTGCAGAGTATATGGACATGAACAAAGGTTCAAGCTAGCTTGGACATACATCTAAGGCTTTGGTTtcatcagtatcagcatcatAAGCGAGGGCATGAGCAAAACAATCAGGATAGCCCTTTTCAAAATTGATAGGACAGTTTCCTTCAGGAGTCAGCTTCCGAGCTGAATCGCCAAGAGCTGTTGTATCAAACCAAACCACCTTATTATTTGGCATCAGCTGCAGTTGCATTGCAGATACGCCCACATTCTCAACTGTCACCCTCCATTTTCCGTTCCACTCTGTCTTAAAATCTGCCCTTGCATCTTTACCAGCGTTTTTTGTTGCAGGCGCGAATCCAAAAAGTGGACCGAAAAGACCAAACAAGGCCCTTCCTTCCGTTTCTGATGAGTTCTTAGCAACCACCGAAACAAGTAATAGAGGAAAGAGGAGAAGGGGTTTCAACAGGGGAGCCATGGAGATGATTCCCCTGGTTTACTCAGCCCTTGGATTTTTTCTGCAATGAAGTCAGTTTATATACTTGATTCCTCAGGCTATTTTTAGCCATGTTATGGGGGTTGTATTCTTTCAGGATGCTAATTTAGGATTGACCTCCATCTTTTAAGGTCAGCCTGTTAACAAATAGCATCTTGCTCAAAATCTAGTTCTGGTAACTGGTTAAATATATATGTCTAATAGTTTATCATCAGCTAGCATATCAAGTGATCAGTTGTTTCTCTGTTATCAAATTACACAGCTCACATACTGAATATACATCAGGTTCATATATGTATGCCACAGAGCATTAGCAACTGAATTAAACAACAATAAAGCTAATTAGTTGATCATGAACAAATCTGCACtttgttaaatatattacaataaATTGATAGTGAAAAAATAACTGTTAATGAGCTTCAAGAAAGATATGACTATGAAACCCTTTTCTGAGTGCTAGTTTAATTACACCAGAGGAGAAAGCGTAGGTAGAGACAAGAATTCTGTTTACATAGAATCGTACCAACAGGTTTTCATATTTGTAGATAAAGAATAATCTGTTCTATGTCCAAAAAACAATCACTAGATCATCAAGAAGGGTGATCTCCATGCTTTTGCTAGCCAGCAATCAAGTAGGATACAGGAAGTACGGTAATCTTGAGAGCTTATACGTCTGATCATTAAGAAGGGCGGCCAAAATTGCAGAAAGAAGGTCAAAGCTTTGATGTGTAGTATTACAAACACTTTACATCCTCGATACTACAGAGTACTAGACAGACTAGAGCACATTACATGGAACAGGGACAGTTTGGTTTATTTCCAAAAAGCCAAAATTGGTCTTTGAAATCCAGATTTGCTACCAGACAAATTGCAGCTGATGTCTTCCACCAACCTAAAACCAATCTGCAATAGTTTGAAATTCAGACATTATAAAACTTACAagaaaaaatttcttatttttaacgTTTCTAATATATATAGCGACAACCACAATGCCTCACTAATACGTGAAAGAAATGGTGTATACCTTGTCCAAAAGGATATCCTGAAAACTTTCGGGAAAGATTTCTATAGTGTTGTAATTATTTTTTGCTGTCTGtagaaaacataaaacataatttcCTCAATGTAAGAAAGACCTTagtagtaaaataaaaaatttcatagcAACCACATAAAATGAGTACTTGAGGTTCCTAcgaacaaaaagaaaaagaaaaacagaaatttTACATCCAAGTAatagttatattaaaaaaagtgtAAATTACACAGGATGCTTATGGTACCTATGTCCAACTACTGTATCAATAATGATAAAGATATAGAGGATATGTTTGATTGCAGAGATTGTAATCCCTGCACAATCAAAAATTGGCACTCAATTTTAAGATACTTGATCCATTTAagtaatcatataaattatattttttatcaataCGTATTTTATTTTGAGTGATCCACTATCTTTCTAGTTATTATTAATTCCATGAAATATGATCTAAAATTGATTAAAACATGGTCACATATATAGAAAAAAGGACTTAAATATTAAGTAAAGAAGCAGGCCAGT is a window from the Daucus carota subsp. sativus chromosome 8, DH1 v3.0, whole genome shotgun sequence genome containing:
- the LOC108199024 gene encoding putative aldehyde oxidase Art an 7; protein product: MAPLLKPLLLFPLLLVSVVAKNSSETEGRALFGLFGPLFGFAPATKNAGKDARADFKTEWNGKWRVTVENVGVSAMQLQLMPNNKVVWFDTTALGDSARKLTPEGNCPINFEKGYPDCFAHALAYDADTDETKALDIKSDPWCSTGSLSAEGSLIGVGGYFKGRRAVRIHRPCEDCDFEERSDLLGSDRWYASQHILEDGRLVIVGGRKSFSYEIIPPDTLNFPVKQFDFPFLQETTDPVENNLYPFLYLTPDGNLFLFANDRAIIFNPDTAEIIRELPRLPGGARNYPASGMSALLPIQLDPQDPLNVHAEVLICGGNAKDAFNHVDKVQKPKPKGVFLPALQDCGRISITAENPKWETEMMKSPRVMGDMLILPTGDLILLSGAKRGTSGWWDADVPNLTPELYMPHKENGHRFKSLKATKIPRMYHSSSALLPNGEVLVAGSNENNRYVFPGDGERFPTELRVEKFTPPYLDPKLEQHRPIISEEITPSKLRYGQRFTMPFHFNADSDANTDLRDTDLKVTMLSPPFTTHGYSQQQRMLVLGTVQVTDTYITVAAPENGRIAPPGYYMLFLVHRGVPSRGVWVQIKN